Below is a genomic region from Actinoallomurus bryophytorum.
CGCGGCCAGGTTCGCCGGGCGGGCGGCGGGTCTGACCGGGATCGCCTGGTTCGCGGGGCCGCGCATCCGCGGCCTGGTGATGCGCAGGATCTCCGAGGCCGGCGACGTGGCGCCCCCGGAGTTCGTGCGGGCGGTCTACACGCGGCCGCACGTGCTCGGCGCTCTCCTCGCCGAGAACGCCGGGTACCGGCAGGCCGCCGCCGATCTTCTCGCCCTGCGGGAGTCGGCGCCGTTCCCGGACGTCCCGCTCCAGGTGATCACGGCACTCGGCGACGTACGTGGCGACGGCGAGGACTGGAAGAGCGCGCACGCGGACCTCGCCGCGCTCAGCCCGCGCGGAGGACACGTCGTGCTGCCCCGTACCGGGCACCTGGTGCAGATCGACCGGCCCGATGTCGTCGCCGAGGCGGTCGAGCGGCTGTGAGGAGGCGCGCGGTCCTGCTGCTCGTGCCGCTGCTCCTGCCGCCGCTCGCCACCGCGTCGTGCACCGACCCGGTACGAAAGGTCTCGGAGAGCTCGCTGCGGAACGCGACCGCCCGCGGCGCGACGGAGGAGATGCACGGTCTCGGCTACACGATCAGGAAGGGCATGCAGTGCCGGACGCTGTCGGCCGACACCATCTCCATCGTCCGCGTCCAGTGCCTTGGCCGTACCACACGTGACGAGCCCGTACGGGTGGACGCGGTCGCCTCCGACGCCGGATCCGCACATCCGCGCCAGGAGTTCGTGATCACGGTCGCCGGGCGCGAGGTCGTCCGTACCCACTGCCTCGGCCAGGGCTGTCAGGATCGTGACCGGTGAACGGCCGGACCAGGGATCACGGTACGTTGCGCGAATGCAGCGTCGAGCCATCGGACGGGGCGGCATGAGTCTGCGGACCGGCGCCCCGAGCAAGCGCATCGTCGTGGACGCGATGGGCGGTGACAACGCGCCCGGCGAGGTGGTGGCCGGCACGATCACCGCCGTACGCGAGCACGGGGTACGGCCCATACTCGTCGGCCATGCCGCGCGGATCCGCGAGATCCTCGCCGCGCACGAGGCCCTCGACGAGATCCCGGTCGTGAACGCCGAGGACGTCGTCGGCATGGATGAGGGCGCCCTGGCCGGCCTGCGCCGGCCGCGTTCGTCGGTGGCCGTCGCGTGCCGGCTGATCCGGCGGGGACACGCGTCGGCGCTGGTGTCGGCCGGGTCGACCGGTGCCGTCGTCGCCACGTCCCGGCTGCGGCTGCGCGGCCAGCCCGGCGTGACGCGGCCCGCGATCGCCGTCGTGCTGCCGACGCGGCCCCGCCCGACGGTGCTCCTGGACGCGGGGGCCACCGCCGACGCCAAGCCGGAGATGCTCGTGCAGTTCGCGATGCTCGGCACCGCGTACGCCCGCATCCTGCTGGGCACCGAGTCACCACGCGTC
It encodes:
- a CDS encoding alpha/beta fold hydrolase, giving the protein MNAQLPGEFVLVGEDTLHAVSEGAGTPPVLLSSGLGGAWFDWIPVMERLRGRHRVIAFDRPGLGGSPPARRRAGLREEAARLAGLARWAGPPVIVVAHSLAGFHAEAFARLYPGLLYGMVLVDPSAEQDAPRHARRLSRLAPAARFAGRAAGLTGIAWFAGPRIRGLVMRRISEAGDVAPPEFVRAVYTRPHVLGALLAENAGYRQAAADLLALRESAPFPDVPLQVITALGDVRGDGEDWKSAHADLAALSPRGGHVVLPRTGHLVQIDRPDVVAEAVERL
- the plsX gene encoding phosphate acyltransferase PlsX; its protein translation is MQRRAIGRGGMSLRTGAPSKRIVVDAMGGDNAPGEVVAGTITAVREHGVRPILVGHAARIREILAAHEALDEIPVVNAEDVVGMDEGALAGLRRPRSSVAVACRLIRRGHASALVSAGSTGAVVATSRLRLRGQPGVTRPAIAVVLPTRPRPTVLLDAGATADAKPEMLVQFAMLGTAYARILLGTESPRVGLLSIGEEAGKGNKLTRRAHELLTGDVEGVDFAGNVEGSDLLAGKVDVVVTDGFTGNVALKTVEGSVRLVVAEMREAVTASRSAKFGALLQRRRLRLLRDRLDSETYGGGVLLGLNGTVVIAHGASRAPGVAAACVLARDLAESRIVEQIGERIAATRPHRLPRREESR